The region CACTCATGGGTCCCATGGCATCTTCACTCCCGTGGCCGCCAATGTTGCGAGTGTACTCCTGTTCAACTTCGCCACCTTTGTCGTCAGCTGAAAGTACGCTTACATTCTCAAGAAAAACCAGTACGTCAGCCAGACTAGGTGGCTCAGGTATCAAGTTCCTAAATTAGCGCTATTAGTCGAGACCTATTTGGGTATCTATCCATGTGTGTATAAGAGGGTGTAAGCACAGCTGTGTGTATAAGTGGGTGTAAGCGTGTGcgtatatttgttaaaacgGTTATCTGTGGTGTAAATAACGTGTGACTGGAGTAATACTTGTGTTTCAACAGATTCGTGAGTGCTACGTTGCCCATACCAAATCCAGCCGAGTACCGCAATACTGGATCAGAATCTACATAAGTGGCTTTAGTGTAACCGTGTTTTTACgtgtgtgtaatatatgtttatatctAAGTGTGTGCTTTTATGTGTGCGTTTATCTACGTGGGAGTAGATGTGCACGTGTGAGCTTGTGCATATGCATCCATGTTTAAAATCTTACCGTCAAAATAGTTATCATATCTTCCTCCCCCCGCCAATGACCTTGGCAGTATATTTGCTCTGTCAAAACACTCAAAGACTATCCCTGTATAATACTCGTTTCCTCGAACCTGTTTGACATTGCATTAACAATGACAACGAAAATAAGTGTAAACTAACTATTGTTAGGTCAAAATCAATCCAGTTTAAGTATCCTCTATCCCTTAGCCCTTTAGTTAAACTCCTACAATTATCTGACTCTAATTAAACTTTACCTTAATTGAAACAAGCTTTCTGATTTAATGAATTTTTCCAAATCCCTTAGTGTTTTGGACGATTCTATTACTCTGTGGAGCTCCTTGCATTGAGAAGGGCTCATACCTAACTCACTCAGCATTGCGTTGAGCTCATTTTTTGCAGTCTTCTTATACTTATCTAGTGTTTTAGagaatttataaaaccATTCCGGCGAATATTCTTTAAATCCCAAGTGCTTCAAGAGCTCCCCTGTGAAGTCTCTGTgatttattgatattttaaCGTCGTGTTCTGTGATTCCGACCTGCGTAATTAGTGTGTAGCCGATATTTTGTACTAATAGCCCATGTGTGATTCTGTATAAAGGGCCTGTGTTCTTACCGATTTAAAGAAGTGTATTAGTAGCGATATTATGTCAAGCTCCACGTCCAAACTGTCGATTCCTGTACACATTGTGCTCAGGTGGCCGCTAACCTATTACGTCTGCGTTCCACTGAATGTGATTCCTTCTTCTACAATAACTCGGGCGCTCGTAGCGCCAGCAATCTGCGATGGTGTACCATTTGAGCGTCCTCAACTGCAGCGTCGAGTCCCTGGACCTCAGCGACTTGAGCATGTTCATGAACTGAGGCGTTACGTCGCCTCTCAAAGACACATTTCTCCCCTTTTTGTCTCTAAACTTGTACAGCTCCTTAAAGTGCTCATCATCCTGCGTGTTT is a window of Theileria orientalis strain Shintoku DNA, chromosome 2, complete genome DNA encoding:
- a CDS encoding uncharacterized protein (histidyl-tRNA synthetase family protein) — translated: MIFNLSSSQNTLLVFVFVLNSYTLSFQVAGRVRIRPLALNTHAHKFGPNDLYSHSEELGALKRTNAETVRGAQCYLPPEQRIQRWIQDKWEEASKKFGFQEYSMPVLTHTTVFENASTRTVSWRKRRNTQDDEHFKELYKFRDKKGRNVSLRGDVTPQFMNMLKSLRSRDSTLQLRTLKWYTIADCWRYERPSYCRRRNHIQWNADVIGIDSLDVELDIISLLIHFFKSVGITEHDVKISINHRDFTGELLKHLGFKEYSPEWFYKFSKTLDKYKKTAKNELNAMLSELGMSPSQCKELHRVIESSKTLRDLEKFIKSESLFQLRSLTKGLRDRGYLNWIDFDLTIVRGNEYYTGIVFECFDRANILPRSLAGGGRYDNYFDDSDPVLRYSAGFGMGNVALTNLLKHKYYSSHTNLIPEPPSLADVLVFLENVSVLSADDKGGEVEQEYTRNIGGHGSEDAMGPMSDTNSETVGVNSAEKKHILEQRKCLLNLMEILRHNDLSVYHYYKTPKLKRALRFAEKWAVPFFLMPVTLDGKPMVMLKNLHLRTQVSSRSNHVTVQEYFGVDDPSLYERVLTRIKKLNVK